Proteins from a single region of Chromobacterium sp. ATCC 53434:
- the macA gene encoding macrolide transporter subunit MacA, whose protein sequence is MGKRPWRNGAALLAALALIGWGAHHWLAEDPPPPVLTAKVESGELEDLVLASGVIQALRQVDVGAQATGQLKTLKVEAGDKVRRGQLLAEIDPEDSLNELRAAEASLDARVAQRQAKQASLHQAERELARQRRMQVEGSTSDKELLNAETGYLTQKAGLADLQAQIRQDQSVVDGKRTKLGHTRIQAPMDGDVLEIVTQQGQTVIATQTVPVILKLADLSKVTVRAYVAEADVIRVKAGLPVYFTVLGAPDQRHWGKLRAILPTPEKINNAMFYKALFDVSNPDGKLRVDMTTQVSIVLSRVDKALSIPLSALGAVGKDGRYAVRVKGRDGRLEERRVRAGLKTSTRVQVLDGLKAGELVVTGEPADKPEDGGAVVVSA, encoded by the coding sequence TTGGGGAAGCGGCCGTGGCGCAATGGCGCGGCCTTGCTGGCGGCGCTGGCCTTGATCGGCTGGGGCGCGCACCACTGGCTGGCGGAGGACCCGCCGCCGCCGGTGCTGACCGCCAAGGTGGAAAGCGGCGAGCTTGAGGACCTGGTGCTGGCCAGCGGCGTGATTCAGGCCTTGCGGCAGGTCGATGTCGGCGCCCAGGCCACCGGCCAGCTGAAGACGCTGAAGGTAGAGGCCGGCGACAAGGTCAGGCGGGGCCAGTTGCTGGCCGAGATCGATCCGGAGGACAGCCTGAACGAGTTGCGCGCCGCCGAGGCGTCCCTGGACGCCCGCGTCGCCCAGCGCCAGGCCAAGCAGGCCTCCTTGCATCAGGCCGAGCGGGAGCTGGCGCGCCAGCGGCGCATGCAGGTCGAAGGCTCCACCTCGGACAAGGAACTGCTGAACGCCGAGACCGGCTATCTGACGCAGAAGGCCGGCCTGGCCGATTTGCAGGCGCAAATCCGCCAGGATCAGTCGGTGGTGGACGGCAAGCGCACCAAGCTTGGCCATACCCGCATCCAGGCGCCGATGGACGGCGATGTGCTGGAGATCGTCACCCAGCAGGGCCAGACCGTGATCGCCACCCAGACGGTGCCGGTGATACTGAAACTGGCCGATCTCAGCAAGGTGACGGTGCGCGCCTATGTGGCCGAGGCCGACGTGATCCGCGTCAAGGCCGGCCTGCCGGTGTACTTCACCGTGCTGGGCGCGCCGGACCAGCGCCACTGGGGCAAGCTGCGCGCCATTCTGCCGACGCCGGAAAAGATCAATAACGCGATGTTCTACAAGGCGCTGTTTGACGTGTCCAATCCGGACGGCAAGCTGCGCGTCGACATGACCACCCAGGTCAGCATCGTGCTGTCGCGGGTAGACAAGGCGCTGAGCATCCCGCTGTCCGCGCTCGGCGCGGTCGGCAAGGACGGCCGCTACGCGGTCAGGGTCAAGGGGCGCGACGGCAGGCTGGAGGAGCGGCGCGTGCGCGCCGGTCTGAAGACCTCGACCCGGGTCCAGGTGCTGGACGGACTGAAGGCGGGCGAGCTGGTCGTGACCGGCGAGCCGGCCGACAAGCCGGAGGACGGCGGCGCCGTGGTGGTCAGCGCATGA
- a CDS encoding TetR/AcrR family transcriptional regulator, with amino-acid sequence MRTTSIADIAAPSARDRILATAHRLFYREGLRATGIDRLIAESGVTKVTFYRHFPSKNELILAYLEQRHGLWMAWFRDALARHAGPAAPAAALREWLASDDFRGCAFINGVGEMPADAAVAEAARRHKADMRQAIAASLADGPDKEKQAEMLALAVDGAIVRAQMDGRPDAAMQALESLIAKLAG; translated from the coding sequence ATGAGAACGACTTCCATCGCCGACATCGCCGCGCCGTCCGCTCGCGACCGCATCCTCGCCACCGCCCACAGACTCTTCTATCGGGAAGGCCTGCGCGCCACCGGCATAGATAGGCTCATCGCCGAATCCGGCGTCACCAAGGTGACCTTCTATCGCCACTTCCCCAGCAAGAACGAGCTGATCCTGGCCTATCTGGAACAGCGCCACGGCCTGTGGATGGCATGGTTCCGCGACGCGCTGGCCCGTCACGCCGGCCCCGCCGCGCCGGCTGCCGCCCTGCGGGAATGGTTGGCGTCGGACGACTTCCGCGGTTGCGCTTTCATCAATGGAGTAGGAGAAATGCCGGCGGACGCGGCGGTGGCCGAGGCCGCGCGCCGGCACAAGGCCGACATGCGGCAGGCGATCGCCGCATCGCTGGCCGATGGCCCGGACAAGGAGAAGCAGGCGGAAATGCTGGCGCTGGCCGTGGACGGCGCCATCGTGCGCGCCCAGATGGACGGCCGGCCGGATGCCGCCATGCAAGCCCTGGAGAGCCTGATCGCGAAGCTGGCGGGATGA
- a CDS encoding DUF2249 domain-containing protein — MPLDLRDLPPPEPMDIVLSQAERLAPGQSASFVLPRFPTPLPPLLDQMAGLAYRFELSGDGGVLLRVERS, encoded by the coding sequence GTGCCGCTTGACCTGCGGGACCTGCCGCCGCCGGAGCCGATGGACATCGTGCTGAGCCAGGCCGAGCGGCTGGCGCCGGGGCAGTCGGCCAGCTTCGTGCTGCCGCGCTTCCCGACGCCGCTGCCGCCGCTGCTCGATCAGATGGCCGGCCTGGCCTACCGTTTCGAGCTGTCCGGCGACGGCGGGGTGCTGCTGCGGGTGGAGCGGTCGTGA
- a CDS encoding SDR family oxidoreductase gives MSQTNFAGQVALIIGASRNMGRAFAEALAADGAAVAIHYNSDGSRDGAEQAAAAINAAGGQAFAVQADITRVAEIRRLFDAVEDRFGHLDILINTAGMMVKKPVTEVSEEEFDAIFTLNTKAAFFCLQEAGRRIRDNGRIVSIGTSLLAATTGYYGVYAGSKAPLEDFTRALAKEIGHRGITVNVVAPGPMDTAFFYSVETPETVAYLKRASINGELGQVADLVPLIKHLVSPENRWTTAQTLFINGGFVSR, from the coding sequence ATGAGCCAAACCAACTTCGCAGGCCAAGTCGCCCTGATCATCGGCGCATCGCGCAATATGGGCCGCGCCTTCGCCGAAGCGCTGGCCGCCGACGGCGCCGCCGTCGCCATCCACTACAACAGCGACGGCTCCCGCGACGGCGCCGAGCAGGCCGCCGCCGCGATCAACGCCGCCGGCGGCCAGGCCTTCGCCGTCCAGGCCGACATCACTCGGGTGGCCGAAATCCGCCGCCTGTTCGACGCGGTGGAGGACCGCTTCGGCCACCTCGACATCCTAATCAATACCGCCGGCATGATGGTGAAGAAGCCGGTCACCGAGGTCAGCGAAGAGGAATTCGACGCCATCTTCACGCTGAACACCAAGGCCGCCTTCTTCTGCCTGCAGGAAGCCGGCCGCCGCATCCGCGACAACGGCCGCATCGTCAGCATCGGCACCTCGCTGCTGGCCGCCACCACCGGCTATTACGGCGTCTACGCCGGCAGCAAGGCGCCGCTGGAGGACTTCACCCGCGCGCTGGCCAAGGAGATCGGCCACCGCGGCATCACCGTCAACGTGGTCGCCCCCGGCCCGATGGACACCGCCTTCTTCTACTCGGTGGAAACGCCGGAGACCGTGGCCTATCTGAAACGCGCCAGCATCAACGGCGAGCTGGGCCAGGTGGCCGATCTGGTGCCGCTGATCAAGCATCTGGTTTCGCCGGAAAACCGCTGGACCACCGCCCAGACGCTGTTCATCAACGGCGGCTTCGTGTCCCGCTGA
- a CDS encoding MacB family efflux pump subunit, whose protein sequence is MSGAGLELDGVWRRFPSGDGEVAVLKNVSLGIAAGEMVAIVGASGSGKSTLMNILGCLDQPSDGRYRVAGRDAASLDGDQLAALRREHFGFIFQRYHLLPHLSALDNVAMPAVYAGMPLQARRERAQALLARLGLADKARHRPGQLSGGQQQRVSIARALMNGGRIILADEPTGALDSRSGDEVMRILKELNAAGHTVIIVTHDPAIAAQTDRVIEIRDGEILRDSGAAAPSAPNIGEEAPAAAGPSLRERMAEAFKMALLAMLSNRLRTALTMLGIVIGIASVVSIIAIGEGARDYVLNDIRAMGTQTITVFRGKDWGDDKADGIRTFLPGDIVALAGEGYVDSVTPETTQPQRIRYRNVDVNGSVSGVGRDFFRVQGMKMAEGQGFSGDDIRLQRQVVLLDKNARRKLFGDGEAVGRVILVGTVPATVVGVVAQRDRGFGGNSLQLWMPYSTTASRLFGQQHFDRFVIRVTDGQPTKLAEKAITTLLTQRHGGKDFFTYNMEEVVKTVESTSRTLALLLTLIAVISLLVGGIGVMNIMLVSVTERTREIGIRMAVGARQGDVLQQFLTEAVLVCLVGGAIGVALSYGISFVFALFVSKWKMSLSLTAIALAVACSSLIGVLFGFLPARSAARLNPIDALARE, encoded by the coding sequence ATGAGCGGGGCCGGCCTCGAGCTGGACGGCGTCTGGCGGCGGTTTCCGTCCGGCGACGGCGAGGTGGCGGTGCTGAAGAACGTGAGCCTCGGCATCGCCGCCGGCGAGATGGTCGCCATCGTCGGCGCCTCCGGCTCCGGCAAGTCCACGCTGATGAACATACTGGGCTGTCTGGACCAGCCGTCCGACGGGCGCTACCGGGTGGCCGGCCGCGATGCCGCCAGCCTGGATGGCGACCAACTGGCCGCGCTCAGGCGCGAGCATTTCGGTTTCATCTTCCAGCGCTACCACCTGCTGCCGCATCTGAGCGCGCTGGACAATGTCGCGATGCCGGCGGTCTACGCCGGCATGCCGCTGCAGGCGCGGCGCGAGCGGGCCCAGGCCTTGCTGGCCCGGCTGGGACTGGCCGACAAGGCGCGCCACCGCCCGGGCCAACTGTCCGGCGGCCAGCAGCAGCGGGTGTCGATCGCCCGCGCGCTGATGAATGGCGGCCGCATCATCCTGGCCGACGAGCCGACCGGCGCGCTGGACAGCCGCAGCGGCGACGAGGTGATGCGCATCCTGAAGGAATTGAACGCCGCCGGCCACACGGTGATCATCGTCACCCACGATCCGGCCATCGCCGCCCAGACCGACCGCGTGATCGAAATCCGCGACGGCGAAATCCTGCGCGACAGCGGCGCGGCGGCGCCGTCCGCGCCAAACATCGGCGAAGAGGCGCCGGCGGCGGCCGGACCGTCGCTGCGCGAGCGGATGGCCGAGGCGTTCAAGATGGCGTTGCTGGCGATGCTGTCCAACCGCCTGCGCACCGCGCTGACCATGCTGGGCATCGTCATCGGCATCGCCTCGGTGGTGTCCATCATCGCGATAGGCGAGGGCGCGCGCGACTATGTGCTCAACGACATCCGCGCGATGGGCACCCAGACCATCACCGTGTTCCGCGGCAAGGACTGGGGCGACGACAAGGCCGACGGCATACGCACCTTTCTGCCCGGCGACATCGTCGCGCTGGCGGGCGAGGGCTATGTCGACAGCGTGACGCCGGAAACCACCCAGCCGCAGCGCATCCGCTACCGCAATGTCGACGTCAACGGCTCGGTCAGCGGAGTCGGGCGGGACTTTTTCCGCGTGCAGGGCATGAAGATGGCCGAGGGCCAGGGCTTCAGCGGCGACGATATCCGCCTGCAGCGCCAGGTGGTGCTGCTGGACAAGAACGCGCGCCGCAAGCTGTTCGGCGACGGCGAGGCGGTGGGCCGGGTCATCCTGGTGGGCACGGTGCCGGCCACGGTGGTCGGCGTGGTGGCCCAGCGCGACCGCGGCTTCGGCGGCAATTCGCTGCAGCTGTGGATGCCGTATTCGACGACGGCCAGCCGCCTGTTCGGCCAGCAGCATTTCGACCGTTTCGTGATCCGGGTGACCGACGGTCAGCCGACCAAGCTGGCCGAAAAGGCCATCACCACGCTGCTGACCCAGCGCCACGGCGGCAAGGACTTCTTCACCTACAACATGGAAGAGGTGGTGAAGACGGTGGAAAGCACCAGCCGCACGCTGGCGCTGCTGTTGACGCTGATCGCGGTGATCTCGTTGCTGGTCGGCGGCATAGGCGTGATGAACATCATGCTGGTGTCGGTGACCGAGCGGACCCGCGAGATCGGCATACGGATGGCGGTTGGCGCGCGCCAGGGCGATGTGTTGCAGCAGTTCCTGACCGAGGCGGTGCTGGTCTGCCTGGTCGGCGGCGCGATAGGCGTGGCGCTGTCCTACGGCATCAGCTTCGTGTTCGCGCTGTTCGTCAGCAAATGGAAGATGTCGCTGTCCTTGACGGCGATTGCGCTGGCGGTGGCCTGCTCGTCGCTGATCGGCGTGCTGTTCGGCTTTCTGCCGGCACGCAGCGCCGCGCGGCTGAACCCGATAGACGCGCTGGCACGGGAGTGA
- a CDS encoding LysR family transcriptional regulator — translation MRVFAAVVDAGGFTRAAQQLQLPRATVSSAVQQLEAQLGVRLLHRTTRRVQLTLDGGGFYERCQQLLADFDEVEALFSQQGASPRGRLRIDVPGPIGRQVLAPALPDFFRQYPDIELELGVTDRPVDLIQEGVDCVIRVGQLGESRLVARRIGMLPQGNYASPDYLARFGEPRAPDELPRHQAVNYASPSTGKVFGWEYLRDGERRELALRSPISVNQVETYIACALAGLGLIQLPRYDAEPHLAAGRLVEVLADWPPPAMPVSVLYPHRRHLSRRVQVFVEWAAALLRERLRLEG, via the coding sequence ATGCGGGTTTTCGCAGCGGTGGTGGACGCCGGCGGTTTCACCCGCGCCGCGCAGCAACTGCAGCTGCCGCGCGCCACCGTTTCCAGCGCGGTGCAGCAGTTGGAGGCCCAGTTGGGCGTGCGCCTGCTGCACCGGACCACGCGCCGGGTGCAGCTGACGCTGGACGGCGGCGGCTTCTACGAGCGCTGCCAGCAGCTATTGGCCGATTTCGACGAGGTGGAGGCCTTGTTCAGCCAACAGGGCGCCAGTCCGCGCGGCCGCTTGCGCATCGATGTGCCGGGGCCGATAGGGCGGCAGGTGCTGGCGCCGGCGCTGCCGGACTTTTTCCGCCAGTATCCGGACATCGAGCTGGAGCTGGGCGTGACCGACCGGCCGGTCGACCTGATCCAGGAGGGGGTGGACTGCGTGATCCGGGTCGGGCAACTGGGCGAGTCGCGGCTGGTGGCGCGCCGCATCGGCATGCTGCCGCAGGGCAACTACGCCAGTCCGGACTATCTGGCGCGCTTCGGCGAGCCGCGCGCGCCGGACGAGCTGCCGCGCCACCAGGCGGTCAACTACGCCTCGCCGTCCACCGGCAAGGTGTTCGGCTGGGAATACCTGCGCGACGGCGAGCGGCGCGAGTTGGCGCTGCGCTCGCCGATCAGCGTCAATCAGGTGGAGACCTATATCGCTTGCGCGCTGGCCGGTCTGGGACTGATCCAGCTGCCGCGCTACGACGCCGAGCCGCATCTGGCGGCCGGGCGCCTGGTCGAGGTGCTGGCCGACTGGCCGCCGCCGGCGATGCCGGTGTCGGTGTTGTATCCGCACCGACGGCATCTGTCGCGGCGGGTGCAAGTCTTCGTCGAATGGGCGGCGGCGCTGCTGCGCGAGCGGCTGAGGCTGGAGGGGTGA
- a CDS encoding efflux transporter outer membrane subunit, with protein sequence MRKHRWPWLALAMLLAGCQATPYQRQVLQAPARWTQPDEAVQDMGREAWWGGFDDPALLQVLEQARSRNPDLEIALLKLRKAQLAADLADSDARPTLDGSLSAKHSRPLDGGSGVNTRSIGLSVSYEADLWGRLDAARRAEGEAFVASRYDSVGADLLSDGAAAGLYWDIAAQKARLALTGAELADAVRMQALARAKWRAGALAEQDAIQAEAEALARRASLLGQQEALSKKENALAMLLDAPPGAPLPAIPPLAARPALPGIAAGLPGELLRRRPDLRAAEARLRGKLAEVDQKRADFFPRFSLNGDLSRSSAVPGAQLGLGATLSLPFLNWRQMRLKLQSSEADYRLAEVEFRKAVYGAYGEVEEALDARRRLEGSAALQREALALAARNVRLAESRYRAGETDMQSWLDAARGERQAREKLLDLNLERLKNLALLYKALGGAPSA encoded by the coding sequence ATGAGGAAGCACAGATGGCCGTGGCTGGCCCTGGCCATGCTGCTGGCCGGCTGCCAGGCCACGCCGTATCAGCGCCAGGTCTTGCAGGCGCCGGCGCGATGGACGCAGCCGGACGAGGCGGTCCAGGACATGGGACGGGAGGCGTGGTGGGGCGGTTTTGACGATCCGGCGCTGCTGCAAGTGCTTGAACAGGCGCGCAGCCGCAATCCCGATCTGGAAATCGCCTTGCTGAAACTGCGCAAGGCGCAGCTGGCGGCCGATCTGGCCGACAGCGACGCGCGGCCGACGCTGGACGGATCTCTGTCGGCCAAGCATTCGCGGCCGCTGGACGGCGGCAGCGGCGTCAACACCCGTTCCATCGGCCTGTCGGTATCGTACGAGGCCGACCTGTGGGGCCGGCTGGACGCCGCGCGGCGAGCGGAGGGCGAGGCTTTCGTCGCCAGCCGCTACGATAGCGTCGGCGCCGATCTGCTGTCCGACGGCGCGGCCGCCGGCCTGTATTGGGACATCGCCGCGCAGAAGGCCAGGCTGGCGCTGACTGGGGCAGAGCTGGCCGACGCGGTCCGCATGCAGGCGCTGGCGCGCGCCAAATGGCGGGCCGGCGCTCTGGCAGAACAGGACGCGATCCAGGCCGAGGCCGAGGCGCTGGCGCGACGCGCCAGCCTGCTGGGCCAGCAAGAAGCGCTGAGCAAGAAGGAGAACGCGCTGGCCATGCTGCTCGACGCGCCGCCGGGCGCGCCGCTGCCGGCGATTCCGCCGCTGGCCGCCCGGCCGGCGCTGCCGGGCATCGCCGCCGGCCTGCCGGGCGAGCTGCTGCGGCGGCGTCCGGACCTGAGGGCGGCCGAGGCCAGGCTGCGCGGCAAGCTGGCCGAGGTCGATCAGAAACGGGCGGATTTCTTCCCGCGCTTCAGCCTGAACGGGGACCTGAGCCGGAGCAGCGCCGTTCCCGGCGCGCAACTGGGCCTGGGCGCGACCTTGTCGCTGCCTTTTCTGAACTGGCGGCAGATGCGGCTGAAGCTGCAATCGAGCGAGGCCGACTACCGCCTGGCCGAGGTCGAGTTCCGCAAGGCGGTGTACGGCGCCTACGGCGAGGTGGAGGAGGCGCTGGACGCGCGGCGCCGGCTGGAAGGCAGCGCGGCGTTGCAGCGCGAGGCGCTGGCGCTGGCGGCACGGAACGTCCGCCTGGCCGAGAGCCGCTACCGTGCCGGCGAGACCGACATGCAGTCCTGGCTGGACGCCGCGCGCGGCGAGCGCCAGGCGCGGGAAAAGCTGCTGGACCTGAATCTGGAGCGGCTGAAGAACCTGGCCTTGCTGTACAAGGCCTTGGGCGGCGCGCCGTCTGCCTGA
- a CDS encoding Crp/Fnr family transcriptional regulator: MSQIDIVQHLRHQPLFQQLSDRQLAALQSHVRAQRGDRGQLLFQRGDDCDGMYLVVYGKVKLAIPSPQGVEKVVEIIHPGQSFAEAVMFLGKPYPVLAQLLEDSLLLHIGAAGVFQTLAEDPGFARNMLAGMSLRLHGMVRDVERYSVESALQRVIGYLLQQLDDASAGEKVVLTLEASKNLVASRLNLTPETFSRVLQQLSKAGLVEVDGRDIALPDPAALANYGMAPPA; encoded by the coding sequence ATGTCCCAGATCGACATCGTCCAGCATCTTCGCCACCAACCGTTGTTCCAGCAGCTGTCGGACCGGCAGCTGGCCGCGCTGCAAAGCCATGTCCGCGCGCAGCGCGGCGACCGGGGGCAGCTGCTGTTCCAGCGCGGCGACGATTGCGACGGCATGTATCTGGTGGTCTACGGCAAGGTGAAGCTGGCCATTCCGTCGCCGCAGGGCGTCGAGAAGGTGGTGGAGATCATCCATCCGGGCCAGAGCTTCGCCGAGGCGGTGATGTTCCTCGGCAAGCCCTATCCGGTGCTGGCCCAGCTGCTGGAAGACAGCCTGCTGCTGCATATCGGCGCCGCCGGCGTGTTCCAGACGCTGGCCGAGGACCCGGGCTTCGCCCGCAATATGCTGGCCGGCATGTCGCTGCGCCTGCACGGCATGGTGCGGGATGTCGAGCGCTACTCGGTGGAAAGCGCGCTGCAGCGCGTGATCGGCTACCTGTTGCAGCAGTTGGACGACGCGTCGGCCGGCGAAAAAGTCGTGTTGACGCTGGAGGCCAGCAAGAACCTGGTCGCCTCCCGGCTGAACCTGACGCCGGAAACCTTCTCCCGGGTGCTGCAACAGCTGAGCAAGGCCGGCCTGGTCGAGGTCGACGGTCGCGACATCGCGCTGCCCGATCCGGCCGCGCTGGCCAACTACGGCATGGCGCCGCCGGCCTGA
- a CDS encoding DUF1348 family protein, with protein MEIRPPLPPFTRDTAIEKIRLAEDGWNSRDAARVALAYSLDTRWRNRVDFPQGRAEAQAMLERKWKRELDYRLIKELWAFDGNRIAVRFAYEWRDDAGQWYRSYGNENWAFGADGLMTDRHASINDMPIAEVERKFFWPLGRRPDDHPGLSELGL; from the coding sequence ATGGAAATCCGTCCGCCGCTGCCGCCGTTCACCCGCGATACCGCGATCGAGAAAATCCGCCTGGCCGAAGACGGCTGGAATAGCCGGGATGCGGCGCGCGTCGCCCTGGCCTACAGCCTGGATACCCGTTGGCGCAACCGCGTCGATTTTCCGCAGGGCCGGGCCGAGGCTCAGGCCATGCTGGAACGCAAGTGGAAGCGGGAGCTGGATTACCGGCTGATCAAGGAGCTTTGGGCGTTCGACGGCAACCGCATCGCCGTGCGTTTCGCCTATGAATGGCGCGATGACGCCGGCCAGTGGTATCGCAGCTACGGCAACGAGAACTGGGCGTTCGGCGCCGACGGCCTGATGACGGATCGTCACGCAAGCATCAACGACATGCCGATCGCCGAAGTCGAGCGCAAGTTCTTCTGGCCGCTGGGGCGGCGGCCGGACGATCATCCGGGCTTGAGCGAATTGGGTCTCTAA
- a CDS encoding prolyl-tRNA synthetase associated domain-containing protein yields the protein MEHALYRLLDEQSIRYQRFEHPPVYTCEEAARLTPGLPGAECKNLFLCDAKGRRHFLVAVPADAGVDIKALGEALEAKGLRFASPERLKKYLGLEPGSVTLLAAVNDGEHQVEVVVDQTLWSREAILCHPLVNTATLSVPVEDLARLLAHTGHAPRVIAVPRRD from the coding sequence ATGGAACACGCCCTGTACCGCCTGTTGGACGAGCAGAGCATCCGTTACCAACGTTTCGAACACCCGCCGGTCTACACCTGCGAAGAGGCCGCGCGACTGACGCCGGGCCTGCCCGGCGCCGAGTGCAAGAACCTGTTCCTGTGCGACGCCAAGGGCCGCCGTCACTTCCTGGTGGCGGTGCCGGCCGACGCCGGCGTCGACATCAAGGCGCTGGGCGAGGCGCTGGAAGCCAAGGGCCTGCGCTTCGCCTCGCCGGAGCGGCTGAAGAAATACCTGGGGCTGGAGCCGGGATCGGTGACGCTGCTGGCCGCGGTCAACGACGGCGAACATCAGGTGGAGGTGGTGGTGGACCAGACGCTGTGGTCGCGGGAGGCGATACTCTGCCACCCGCTGGTCAACACCGCGACGCTGAGCGTGCCGGTGGAGGACCTGGCTCGGCTGCTGGCGCACACCGGCCATGCGCCGCGCGTGATCGCGGTGCCGCGCCGCGATTGA
- a CDS encoding TldD/PmbA family protein, producing the protein MLDTIRRRFLALQPSADFCSLRYVEEDREQLRVRQGRQQPLSRRHDRGAMLTVLDGGGYGYAATADLSEAGLRAAFERARSWARATAGHGVFDYRGIALPHPGGRYQGQGSVEAEAWPRAALLDLLLSESAAAKGDDARIVDWSAGLVRQDIRQLYLTSGGGETEQQLRAVTPSLAVTVFADGRVQTRSLGGQYGGLGRQGGMELIAEAGLKGAGRRVADQALQLLYAPNCPSGAMDLLLMPEQMMLQIHESIGHPLELDRILGDERNYAGTSFVTPDMFGSYRYGSELLNVTFDPLQRKELASYGWDDDGKAAAKAWLIRDGVLERPLGGDISTARARLNGFALDGVANSRACNWNRPAIDRMANLNVEPGDKTFEQLVAGIERGVLMQTNVSWSIDDSRNKFQFGCEWGQLIEDGELKGVVRNPNYRGVSASFWRSLKAVGDASTFAVLGVPHCGKGEPNQVVRVGHASPACVFGDVDVFGGAA; encoded by the coding sequence ATGCTAGACACCATACGTCGGCGCTTCCTGGCGCTGCAGCCCAGCGCCGACTTCTGTTCGCTGCGCTATGTGGAGGAGGACCGCGAGCAGTTGCGGGTCCGTCAGGGACGCCAGCAGCCGCTGAGCCGCCGCCACGACCGCGGCGCGATGCTCACCGTGCTGGACGGCGGCGGCTACGGTTATGCCGCCACCGCCGATCTGAGCGAGGCCGGCCTGCGGGCCGCCTTCGAGCGCGCCCGGTCCTGGGCGCGCGCCACCGCCGGCCACGGCGTGTTCGACTACCGCGGCATCGCGCTGCCGCATCCGGGCGGCCGTTACCAGGGGCAGGGCAGCGTCGAGGCCGAAGCCTGGCCGCGCGCGGCCTTGCTGGACCTGCTGCTCAGCGAGTCGGCGGCGGCCAAGGGAGACGACGCGCGCATCGTCGACTGGTCGGCCGGCCTGGTGCGCCAGGACATCCGCCAGCTTTACCTGACCTCCGGCGGCGGCGAGACGGAGCAGCAGTTGCGCGCCGTGACGCCGTCGCTGGCGGTGACCGTCTTCGCCGACGGCCGGGTGCAGACCCGCAGTCTGGGCGGGCAGTACGGCGGTCTGGGACGCCAGGGAGGGATGGAGCTGATCGCCGAGGCCGGCCTGAAAGGCGCGGGCCGCCGCGTCGCCGATCAGGCGTTGCAGCTGCTGTACGCCCCCAACTGCCCGAGCGGCGCGATGGACTTGCTGCTGATGCCGGAACAGATGATGCTGCAGATCCACGAGAGCATAGGCCATCCGCTGGAGCTGGACCGCATACTGGGCGACGAGCGCAACTACGCCGGCACCAGTTTCGTCACGCCGGACATGTTCGGCAGCTACCGCTATGGCTCCGAGCTGCTGAACGTCACGTTCGATCCCTTGCAGCGCAAGGAGCTGGCCAGCTACGGCTGGGACGACGACGGCAAGGCCGCCGCCAAGGCGTGGCTGATCCGGGACGGCGTGCTGGAGCGGCCGCTGGGCGGCGATATTTCCACCGCCCGGGCCCGTCTGAACGGCTTCGCGCTGGACGGCGTGGCCAACAGCCGCGCCTGTAACTGGAACCGCCCGGCGATAGATCGCATGGCCAACCTCAACGTCGAGCCGGGCGACAAGACTTTCGAGCAGCTGGTGGCCGGCATCGAGCGCGGCGTGCTGATGCAGACCAATGTCAGCTGGTCCATCGACGACTCGCGCAACAAATTCCAGTTCGGCTGCGAATGGGGGCAGCTGATCGAGGACGGCGAGCTGAAGGGCGTGGTGCGCAATCCCAATTACCGCGGCGTTTCCGCCAGTTTCTGGCGTTCGCTGAAGGCGGTCGGCGATGCGAGCACTTTCGCGGTGCTGGGCGTGCCGCACTGCGGCAAGGGGGAGCCGAACCAGGTGGTTCGGGTCGGCCATGCGTCGCCGGCCTGCGTGTTCGGCGACGTGGACGTATTCGGAGGAGCGGCATGA